In Zingiber officinale cultivar Zhangliang chromosome 3B, Zo_v1.1, whole genome shotgun sequence, a single window of DNA contains:
- the LOC122055831 gene encoding multiple myeloma tumor-associated protein 2 homolog codes for MYHPSRGGVRGGRDQFNWDDVKVDKHRENYLGHSVKAPVGRWQKGKDLSWYARDKKSASSEMDSVKEEIRRIKEEEEQAMREALGLAPKRAGRPQGNRLDKHEYAELVKRGSTAEDLGAQHAEAIVIQGLGVYKAPRNQPELSTLPETMNMAPSKNEQTPISQSDEDLSVDKSEKRRREEKSERRHDRSRDKRRGEERGDEERKHRKHHEKKQTRDSDHKREHHNRNKEKRRHDSD; via the exons ATGTATCATCCTTCTAGAGGAGGTGTTCGAGGCGGTCGAGATC aATTCAATTGGGATGATGTGAAGGTTGATAAGCATCGAGAGAATTATCTTGGTCACAGCGTTAAAGCTCCTGTTGGCCGATGGCAGAAAG GGAAAGATCTATCCTGGTATGCTCGGGACAAGAAATCTGCCAGCTCAGAGATGGATTCCGTCAAAGAAGAAATCAGAAGGAtcaaagaagaggaagagcagGCTATGCGAGAAGCGCTTGGCTTGGCTCCTAAGCGAGCTGGTCGGCCTCAAGGCAATCGGTTGGATAAGCATGAGTATGCAGAGCTTGTAAAGAGAGGATCTACTGCTGAGGATCTGGGTGCTCAGCATGCTGAGGCAATTGTAATTCAAGGGCTTGGCGTGTATAA GGCACCTCGTAATCAACCTGAGTTGAGCACTCTTCCAGAAACAATGAACATGGCTCCTAGTAAGAATGAGCAAACTCCAATTAGCCAAAGTGATGAAGATCTTTCAGTTGACAAAAGCGAAAAAAGGCGCCGGGAAGAAAAAAGTGAAAGGAGACACGACAGGAGCAGAGATAAACGGAGAGGCGAAGAGAGAggagatgaggaaagaaaacatAGGAAACACCATGAGAAGAAACAAACGCGTGATTCggaccacaagagagagcaccacaacagaaacaaggagaagagaaggcaTGATTCTGATTGA